One Brassica napus cultivar Da-Ae chromosome C4, Da-Ae, whole genome shotgun sequence genomic region harbors:
- the LOC106363304 gene encoding structure-specific endonuclease subunit SLX1-like: MRFTVNPKRRIRQHNGEITSGAYRTKKKRPWEMVLCIYGFPTKVSALQFEWAWQYPRESLAVREAAASFKSISGLASNTKLAYTILSLPIWNSLNLTVNYFSSKYAHFVGESGHEAQRNVAIVFPLTL, from the exons ATgcg GTTCACGGTGAACCCAAAGCGCAGGATAAGGCAGCACAACGGAGAGATCACAAGTGGTGCATATAGAACCAAGAAGAAACGTCCTTGGGAAATGGTCCTCTGTATCTATGGTTTCCCCACTAAAGTCTCTGCCCTTCAG TTTGAGTGGGCTTGGCAGTATCCGAGAGAATCACTTGCAGTGAGAGAAGCTGCTGCCTCTTTCAAATCCATCTCTGGACTTGCTAGCAACACCAAGCTTGCTTACACTATACTCTCTCTTCCTATTTGGAATAG TTTAAACCTGACAGTCAACTATTTCTCATCAAAGTATGCACACTTTGTTGGGGAAAGCGGACACGAGGCGCAGCGGAATGTAGCAATCGTGTTTCCCCTGACTTTGTGA